A genome region from Microbacterium profundi includes the following:
- a CDS encoding peptidylprolyl isomerase → MAQHSHVATLHTNHGDIVVNLFGDHAPKTVKNFVGLSDGTQEWTDPATGKPGEGALYTDVIFHRIIPNFMIQGGDPLGKGVGGPGYNFDDEINMELNFNEPYILAMANAGLRRNAITGKAEGTNGSQFFITTDPTPWLQGKHTIFGEVADDASRKVVDAIAAVPTAAGDKPLEDVVLQSVDIAAV, encoded by the coding sequence ATGGCTCAGCACTCTCACGTCGCAACCCTGCACACCAACCACGGCGACATCGTCGTCAACCTCTTCGGCGACCACGCCCCGAAGACGGTCAAGAACTTCGTCGGCCTGTCCGACGGCACCCAGGAGTGGACCGACCCGGCGACCGGCAAGCCGGGCGAAGGCGCCCTGTACACGGACGTCATCTTCCACCGCATCATCCCGAACTTCATGATCCAGGGTGGCGACCCGCTCGGCAAGGGCGTCGGCGGCCCCGGCTACAACTTCGACGATGAGATCAACATGGAGCTCAACTTCAACGAGCCCTACATCCTCGCCATGGCCAACGCAGGTCTGCGTCGCAACGCGATCACCGGCAAGGCCGAGGGCACCAACGGCTCGCAGTTCTTCATCACGACCGACCCGACACCGTGGCTGCAGGGCAAGCACACGATCTTCGGTGAGGTGGCCGATGACGCCTCGAGGAAGGTCGTCGACGCCATCGCCGCCGTTCCCACCGCGGCCGGCGACAAGCCGCTCGAGGACGTCGTCCTCCAGTCGGTCGACATCGCCGCCGTCTGA
- a CDS encoding aminoacyl-tRNA deacylase, producing the protein MRDAAAERGLDIEIRERPQANSLHEAAALLGLDPSGIVKTLVVKRTDDTYLFALVPGGRSISWPKLRAVVGVNKLRLPEAELALAATGYERGTIVPIGSTTDWPIYADESIVGQRVAMGAGAHGYSLFVDADDLITAYGATVADITVPEEPPD; encoded by the coding sequence GTGCGGGATGCCGCGGCGGAGCGTGGTCTCGACATCGAGATCCGCGAGCGGCCTCAGGCGAACAGCCTGCATGAAGCCGCCGCACTGCTCGGGCTCGACCCGTCCGGCATCGTCAAGACGCTCGTCGTCAAGCGCACAGACGACACCTACCTGTTCGCACTCGTCCCCGGCGGACGATCGATCTCGTGGCCGAAGCTGCGCGCCGTCGTCGGCGTGAACAAGCTGCGCCTGCCAGAGGCCGAGCTCGCACTGGCCGCAACTGGATACGAGCGCGGCACCATCGTCCCGATCGGCAGCACCACCGACTGGCCGATCTACGCCGACGAATCGATCGTCGGCCAGCGCGTCGCGATGGGTGCGGGTGCGCACGGATACAGCCTGTTCGTCGACGCGGATGATCTGATCACCGCCTACGGCGCGACGGTCGCCGACATCACGGTTCCTGAGGAGCCGCCCGACTGA
- a CDS encoding NUDIX hydrolase gives MDLRVAAYAVVTDDDDRVLLARWTEGRRNAWTMPGGGLEAGEDPEDAVRREVREETGYTVHVQELLGIHSRVIPAGRRVKRSDAPLHTLRIVYRAKISGGKLRFEENGSTDMAGWFTLPAVAELQRVKLVDIALRMAEIL, from the coding sequence ATGGATCTGCGTGTCGCAGCATATGCGGTCGTCACCGATGACGACGACAGGGTACTGCTCGCGCGGTGGACCGAGGGTCGACGCAACGCATGGACGATGCCCGGCGGTGGGCTCGAAGCCGGGGAGGACCCGGAAGACGCCGTTCGCCGTGAAGTCCGCGAAGAGACCGGCTACACGGTGCACGTGCAGGAGCTTCTCGGCATCCATTCCCGGGTGATCCCCGCCGGCAGGCGGGTGAAGCGATCGGATGCTCCGCTGCACACCCTGCGGATCGTCTACCGCGCCAAGATCAGCGGCGGCAAGCTGCGCTTCGAGGAGAACGGCTCCACTGACATGGCGGGGTGGTTCACGCTGCCCGCGGTCGCGGAGCTCCAGCGGGTCAAACTCGTCGACATCGCGCTGCGGATGGCCGAGATCCTCTGA
- a CDS encoding amidohydrolase, with product MTTVFTGRIRPLAGDADVGADVEVEALAVEDGRIIALGAAAALQAQHPDADTVALGGWVMPGLIEPHGHPAYSSILLSDLVVDIRPVTIPDAAGVLAALKKAVADAEGQAVFANGWDALLQRGLPDPDMRWLDELAGDVPLVVIHNSGHSAYFNSAAARAAGVNRDTPDPAGAHFARDANGDLAGVAFEEAAVEQVVAPMLTRAQQHLPELLVAHLRDLSRRGITTVSDLSWNPDLNPLVQALHAQGQLPVRLRWYEMSRPGGTAAPRGDDDSMFRQTGVKTWSDGSPWIGNIATSFPYLDTDATRGLGLEPHHVGTANYTAEQLLAIAEPYAAGGWQLACHAHGDRAIDSTLDVYEQIITRHALTDHRFRLEHCGAMTAAQFTRAASLGVTVSLFVDHITYWGEVLVDDLFGAVHGGAWADAGAAFAAGHRATFHNDGWVTPNEPFRNMAVAETRTTRSGFRMPGGTPVTRAQALAGQTTNAAWQLFSEHEVGSLAPGLFADFIVVDRDPVTVAADELAETVVRATYLAGAKVI from the coding sequence ATGACGACAGTCTTCACCGGCCGCATCCGCCCCCTCGCCGGAGACGCCGACGTCGGCGCGGATGTCGAAGTCGAGGCGCTCGCCGTCGAGGACGGGCGGATCATCGCGCTCGGCGCCGCCGCCGCGCTGCAGGCGCAGCATCCGGATGCCGACACCGTGGCGCTGGGAGGCTGGGTCATGCCGGGGCTGATCGAGCCGCACGGGCACCCCGCGTACTCGTCGATCCTGCTCTCGGACCTCGTCGTCGACATCCGGCCGGTCACGATCCCGGATGCCGCGGGTGTGCTCGCGGCGCTGAAGAAGGCCGTCGCGGATGCTGAAGGACAAGCCGTGTTCGCGAACGGCTGGGATGCGCTGCTGCAGCGCGGGCTTCCCGACCCCGACATGCGCTGGCTCGACGAGCTCGCAGGAGACGTTCCGCTCGTGGTCATTCACAACTCCGGGCACTCGGCGTACTTCAACAGCGCGGCCGCTCGTGCGGCCGGCGTGAATCGGGACACGCCTGATCCCGCAGGTGCCCACTTCGCCCGCGACGCGAACGGCGACCTCGCCGGCGTCGCCTTCGAGGAGGCAGCCGTCGAGCAGGTCGTCGCCCCCATGCTCACTCGTGCGCAGCAGCACCTGCCCGAGCTGCTCGTCGCACACCTGCGCGATCTGTCGCGCCGCGGCATCACGACGGTCTCTGATCTGTCGTGGAACCCCGACCTGAATCCGCTCGTCCAGGCACTGCACGCGCAGGGTCAGTTGCCGGTGCGCCTCCGCTGGTACGAGATGTCACGACCCGGCGGCACGGCAGCACCGCGCGGCGATGACGATTCGATGTTCCGCCAGACCGGTGTGAAGACCTGGTCGGACGGCTCCCCCTGGATCGGCAACATCGCGACGTCGTTCCCCTACCTCGACACCGACGCGACGCGCGGCCTGGGCCTGGAACCGCACCACGTCGGCACGGCGAACTACACCGCGGAGCAACTGCTGGCGATCGCGGAGCCCTATGCGGCGGGCGGGTGGCAGCTCGCCTGTCATGCGCACGGCGACCGCGCGATCGACTCGACCCTCGACGTATACGAGCAGATCATCACCCGGCACGCGCTGACCGATCACCGCTTCCGTCTCGAGCACTGCGGCGCCATGACGGCCGCGCAGTTCACGCGCGCAGCATCCCTCGGGGTCACCGTCAGCCTGTTCGTCGACCACATCACCTACTGGGGCGAAGTGCTCGTCGACGACCTGTTCGGCGCCGTGCACGGCGGTGCATGGGCGGATGCCGGCGCGGCGTTCGCTGCCGGCCATCGCGCGACGTTCCACAATGACGGCTGGGTCACACCGAATGAGCCGTTCCGCAACATGGCGGTCGCCGAGACGCGCACCACGCGCTCGGGATTCCGGATGCCGGGCGGCACACCCGTCACGCGCGCCCAAGCCCTCGCGGGTCAGACGACGAACGCCGCCTGGCAGCTGTTCAGCGAGCACGAGGTCGGATCCCTCGCACCCGGCCTGTTCGCGGACTTCATCGTGGTCGACCGCGATCCGGTGACCGTTGCGGCTGACGAACTCGCCGAGACGGTGGTGCGGGCGACGTACCTCGCAGGCGCGAAAGTGATCTGA
- a CDS encoding aminotransferase class V-fold PLP-dependent enzyme, which produces MSLPHDDVDPDGLLEYSVVFTDRSLNHMSARFISVMQQTFEILGAAYNAHTSAIVPGGGTYAMEAVARQLATGRRTLVVRNGLFSYRWSQILETGGVSDDVTALAARPESDDIQATWAPAPIDEVVAAIRARRPEVVFAPHVETAAGMILPDEYVRALADAVHEVGGLLVLDCIASGAMWVDMKALGVDVLLSAPQKGWSGSPCAGFVMLSEAGADAVRERVSTSFAADLGKWLSIADEYRAGRAAYHATMPTDPLTHNLAAMIETRDRGFEALRSAQIELGTRVRELLAERGFPSVAATEFAAPGVVVVHTDDTALKSGAAFKEQGLQIAAGVPLHCDEPEGFSTFRIGLFGLDKLADVDGTVSRLAAALESIER; this is translated from the coding sequence ATGAGCTTGCCGCACGATGATGTCGACCCCGATGGCCTCCTGGAGTACTCGGTCGTCTTCACCGACAGATCCCTGAACCACATGTCAGCGCGCTTCATCTCGGTGATGCAGCAGACCTTCGAGATCCTCGGTGCGGCGTACAACGCGCACACCTCGGCCATCGTGCCCGGCGGAGGCACCTACGCGATGGAGGCGGTCGCACGCCAGCTCGCGACCGGCCGCCGCACCCTCGTCGTACGCAACGGACTGTTCTCCTACCGGTGGTCGCAGATCCTCGAGACCGGCGGTGTCAGCGATGACGTCACGGCGCTCGCCGCGCGACCGGAATCCGACGACATCCAGGCGACGTGGGCGCCGGCGCCGATCGACGAGGTGGTCGCGGCGATCCGCGCTCGCCGCCCTGAGGTGGTCTTCGCCCCGCATGTCGAGACGGCTGCCGGCATGATCCTTCCCGACGAGTATGTGCGGGCGCTGGCGGATGCCGTGCACGAGGTCGGCGGTCTGCTCGTGCTGGACTGCATCGCCTCCGGAGCGATGTGGGTCGACATGAAGGCGCTCGGCGTCGACGTGCTGCTCAGCGCTCCGCAGAAAGGGTGGAGCGGATCGCCCTGCGCCGGTTTCGTCATGCTCAGCGAGGCGGGAGCGGATGCTGTGCGCGAGCGGGTCTCGACGAGTTTCGCCGCCGATCTCGGCAAGTGGCTGTCCATCGCCGACGAGTACCGTGCGGGTAGAGCGGCGTACCACGCGACCATGCCCACCGACCCGCTGACCCACAACCTCGCCGCGATGATCGAGACTCGCGACCGCGGCTTCGAGGCGTTGCGGTCCGCGCAGATCGAGCTCGGCACGCGGGTGCGGGAGCTCCTCGCAGAGCGCGGATTCCCGTCCGTCGCGGCAACCGAGTTCGCCGCACCCGGCGTCGTGGTCGTGCACACGGATGACACCGCGCTGAAGTCGGGTGCGGCGTTCAAGGAGCAAGGGCTGCAAATCGCGGCCGGAGTGCCGCTGCACTGCGACGAACCGGAAGGTTTCTCGACGTTCAGGATCGGGCTGTTCGGCCTCGACAAGCTCGCCGACGTCGACGGGACCGTGTCCAGGCTCGCCGCGGCGCTGGAGTCGATCGAGCGCTGA
- the ectA gene encoding diaminobutyrate acetyltransferase has product MARDSQTLDLNSSYAYVLYARDFASTCRIALIGGEPAGFVIGYRRPSDPSCLFIWQVAVDERFRGLRLAGRMLDDLLHDQTALPPVRSLQTTITDDNAASQQTFRSLAQRWNDAPMVVTPLFESAHLTHPSDAAHHEPERLYEIGPSM; this is encoded by the coding sequence ATCGCGCGCGACTCGCAGACGCTCGATCTGAACTCGTCGTACGCCTACGTGCTCTACGCCCGCGACTTCGCATCGACGTGCAGGATCGCACTGATCGGCGGTGAGCCCGCGGGCTTCGTCATCGGCTATCGCCGTCCGTCCGATCCCTCATGCCTGTTCATCTGGCAGGTCGCCGTCGACGAACGCTTCCGCGGGCTCCGCCTGGCCGGGCGGATGCTGGACGACCTGCTCCACGATCAGACGGCGCTCCCCCCGGTGCGCAGCCTGCAGACCACCATCACCGACGACAACGCCGCCTCGCAGCAGACGTTCCGCAGCCTCGCCCAGCGCTGGAACGACGCGCCGATGGTCGTCACCCCGCTCTTCGAGAGCGCACATCTGACGCACCCGTCGGATGCCGCGCATCACGAACCCGAACGGCTCTACGAGATCGGCCCGTCGATGTAG
- the ectB gene encoding diaminobutyrate--2-oxoglutarate transaminase has translation MQLESEVRSYSRSWPVVFDRAVGSLMYDEDGKEYLDFFTGAGALNYGHNNPELKRVLLDYLADDRIVHSLDMFTSARRDFLEALDEVILKPRDLDYKVVFPGPGGANAVEAALKLARKVTGRESVVNFTNAFHGMTLGALSVTGNSLKRGGAGVPLVHATPMPYDDYFDGDYPDFFYFERLLEDSGSGLNTPAAVIVETVQGEGGINAARAEWLRQLAALCKQHEILLIVDDIQMGCGRTGDFFSFEEAGIVPDIVCLSKSISGYGIPMALTLIRPDLDVWQPGEHNGTFRGISPAFATAAAALRRYWSDDELRDSTITKGARVEGWFNTFVARYPQHELIAKGRGLARGLQFPSGELADAVCQAAFERGLLMETSGPEGEVMKILPALTITDVELERGLRIIDESVRAVLGEPDPQAADHTIDHDADRAEGDVADHHNAQSKEHTPA, from the coding sequence ATGCAGCTGGAATCAGAGGTTCGCAGCTACTCCCGCTCATGGCCCGTCGTCTTCGATCGCGCGGTCGGCAGCCTGATGTACGACGAGGACGGCAAGGAGTACCTCGACTTCTTCACCGGCGCCGGCGCCCTGAATTACGGGCACAACAATCCTGAGCTCAAGCGCGTGCTGCTCGACTACCTGGCTGATGACCGCATCGTGCACTCGCTCGACATGTTCACCTCGGCCAGGCGCGACTTCCTCGAGGCGCTCGACGAGGTGATCCTGAAGCCCCGTGACCTCGACTACAAGGTCGTGTTCCCCGGCCCCGGCGGCGCCAACGCGGTAGAGGCGGCCCTGAAGCTGGCGCGGAAGGTGACCGGCCGCGAATCGGTGGTGAACTTCACGAACGCCTTCCACGGGATGACCCTCGGCGCTCTCTCCGTCACCGGCAACTCGCTCAAGCGCGGCGGAGCCGGCGTACCGCTCGTGCACGCGACGCCTATGCCGTACGACGACTACTTCGACGGCGACTACCCCGACTTCTTCTACTTCGAGCGTCTGCTCGAGGACTCCGGCAGCGGACTCAACACCCCGGCCGCCGTGATCGTGGAGACCGTCCAGGGCGAAGGCGGCATCAACGCGGCACGCGCGGAGTGGCTGCGTCAGCTCGCGGCGCTGTGCAAGCAGCACGAGATCCTGCTGATCGTCGACGACATCCAGATGGGCTGCGGGCGCACCGGCGACTTCTTCAGCTTCGAAGAGGCCGGCATCGTTCCCGACATCGTCTGCCTGTCGAAGTCGATCTCCGGCTACGGCATCCCGATGGCGCTCACCCTCATCCGCCCCGACCTCGATGTCTGGCAGCCGGGGGAGCACAACGGCACGTTCCGAGGCATCAGCCCGGCATTCGCGACGGCTGCGGCGGCGCTGCGCCGGTACTGGTCGGATGACGAGCTGCGCGACTCGACCATCACGAAGGGCGCGCGGGTCGAAGGATGGTTCAACACCTTCGTCGCGCGCTACCCGCAGCACGAGCTCATCGCCAAGGGTCGCGGCCTCGCCCGCGGTCTGCAGTTCCCCTCCGGAGAGCTGGCGGATGCCGTGTGCCAGGCGGCGTTCGAACGCGGGCTGCTCATGGAGACCTCTGGTCCTGAGGGCGAGGTCATGAAGATCCTCCCGGCCCTCACCATCACCGACGTCGAGCTCGAGCGCGGACTGCGCATCATCGACGAGTCGGTGCGCGCCGTGCTCGGCGAGCCCGACCCGCAGGCCGCCGATCACACGATCGATCACGACGCCGATCGCGCCGAGGGCGACGTCGCCGACCACCACAACGCACAGAGCAAGGAGCACACCCCCGCATGA
- a CDS encoding ectoine synthase: protein MIVRTLDEITDTDADIKTENWRSKRIVLAKEKVGFSVHETTLYAGTVSRFWYANHIEAVFVVEGEGEITDLGTGETHQLAPGSLYLLNDHDKHEVRPRTEMRVVCVFNPPVTGREVHDENGVYPLVTEPA, encoded by the coding sequence ATGATCGTCCGCACACTCGATGAGATCACCGACACCGACGCCGACATCAAGACCGAGAACTGGCGCAGCAAGCGCATCGTGCTCGCGAAGGAGAAGGTCGGCTTCTCGGTGCACGAGACCACCCTGTACGCGGGCACCGTGAGCCGGTTCTGGTACGCGAACCACATCGAGGCGGTGTTCGTCGTGGAGGGTGAGGGAGAGATCACCGATCTCGGCACCGGTGAGACGCACCAGCTCGCGCCCGGGTCGCTGTACCTGCTGAACGACCACGACAAGCACGAGGTGCGGCCTCGCACCGAGATGCGCGTCGTGTGCGTGTTCAACCCGCCCGTCACCGGGCGTGAGGTGCACGACGAGAACGGCGTGTATCCGCTGGTCACCGAACCCGCGTGA
- the thpD gene encoding ectoine hydroxylase, which produces MTTTTTTAEDLFPTRLPTPTDFITRSQPAVWGSEGDGPFTASELEAHDRRGYTVLDDFITSDDVALYSGELDRLAADPALKDDPRMIAERTTGTVRSVFEIEKLSSVLEALARDPKVLDRARQIVGSEVYLHQTRINYMPSFTGTGFYWHSDFETWHAEDGMPVPRAVSLSIALTDNYPFNGGLMVMPGSHRTFVPAVGETPDNNHEQSLQAQEAGVPSHVAITAMADEYGIDQFTGAAGSALWFDSNIMHGSGNNITPYARSNVFMVFNSVDNALVDPFAAKSPRPGHIANRDFTPLG; this is translated from the coding sequence ATGACCACCACGACGACGACCGCAGAGGACCTGTTCCCGACCCGGTTGCCGACTCCCACGGACTTCATCACCCGCAGTCAGCCTGCCGTGTGGGGTTCGGAGGGCGACGGCCCGTTCACGGCATCCGAGCTGGAGGCCCACGACCGGCGCGGGTACACGGTGCTCGACGACTTCATCACCAGCGACGACGTCGCCCTCTACAGCGGTGAGCTCGACCGGCTCGCCGCGGATCCCGCGTTGAAGGACGACCCGCGGATGATCGCCGAGCGCACCACTGGCACGGTGCGGTCAGTGTTCGAGATCGAGAAGCTGAGCTCGGTGCTCGAGGCCCTCGCCCGCGATCCGAAGGTGCTCGACCGGGCGCGGCAGATCGTCGGATCAGAGGTGTACCTGCACCAGACGCGCATCAACTACATGCCGAGCTTCACCGGCACCGGGTTCTACTGGCACTCCGACTTCGAGACCTGGCATGCGGAGGACGGCATGCCGGTGCCGCGCGCCGTGAGCCTGTCGATCGCGCTGACCGACAACTACCCGTTCAACGGTGGGCTCATGGTGATGCCGGGGTCGCACCGCACGTTCGTACCGGCGGTCGGCGAGACGCCCGACAACAACCACGAGCAGTCGCTGCAGGCGCAGGAGGCGGGCGTGCCGAGCCACGTCGCCATCACGGCGATGGCCGACGAGTACGGCATCGACCAGTTCACCGGGGCCGCAGGTTCCGCGCTGTGGTTCGACTCGAACATCATGCACGGCTCCGGCAACAACATCACGCCCTATGCCCGCTCGAACGTCTTCATGGTGTTCAACAGCGTCGACAACGCGCTCGTCGATCCGTTCGCCGCGAAGAGCCCGCGCCCGGGCCACATCGCGAACCGCGACTTCACGCCGCTGGGCTGA